Proteins found in one Paenibacillus dendritiformis genomic segment:
- a CDS encoding SPFH domain-containing protein, with product MGFFRNQFANVVEWEEFRDDMIFWKWSNREIKKGSKLIIRAGQDAIFVNNGKIEGIFKDEGEYNIDSDIIPFLSTLKGFKFGFNSGMRVEVLFVNTKEFTVRWGTQNPVLIPSPQLPGGMPIRANGTFNFKVNDYVTLIDKVAGMKDSYLVEDVKIRITSVLDQLLMKWISREGKDMFNLQANASDIAAGIREDLDMQVMDNGLTITGFQVMSFNYPQEIQDMITKTASHEMIGNLQKYQQVTMTDGIASGKVKGGGAASDMAGMMMGMNIANEMMKNMNQNQKPSAETAPAASSPAEGNQKPNFCPNCGSKNEGANFCPNCGHKLN from the coding sequence ATGGGATTCTTCAGAAACCAATTTGCGAATGTAGTCGAGTGGGAAGAATTTAGAGACGATATGATTTTTTGGAAGTGGAGCAATCGGGAGATTAAAAAAGGCTCCAAGTTAATTATCCGCGCCGGACAAGATGCGATTTTCGTAAATAACGGCAAAATCGAAGGGATTTTCAAGGATGAAGGGGAGTATAACATTGATTCGGATATCATCCCGTTCCTGTCCACGTTGAAAGGGTTCAAATTCGGCTTCAACAGCGGGATGAGGGTGGAGGTCCTGTTCGTGAACACGAAGGAGTTCACCGTTCGCTGGGGAACGCAGAACCCGGTTCTGATCCCGTCTCCGCAGCTTCCGGGCGGCATGCCTATTCGCGCCAACGGCACGTTTAATTTTAAAGTGAATGACTACGTGACGCTGATCGACAAGGTGGCCGGGATGAAGGACAGCTATCTGGTGGAGGATGTGAAAATACGGATTACTTCCGTGCTGGATCAGTTGTTAATGAAGTGGATCAGCCGGGAAGGGAAGGACATGTTCAACCTGCAGGCGAATGCTTCCGATATTGCCGCGGGCATCCGCGAAGATCTGGATATGCAAGTGATGGACAACGGCCTGACGATTACCGGCTTTCAAGTGATGAGCTTCAATTATCCGCAAGAAATTCAAGATATGATTACGAAGACGGCTTCGCATGAGATGATCGGCAATCTGCAGAAGTACCAGCAGGTGACGATGACGGACGGCATTGCCTCCGGCAAAGTAAAAGGCGGTGGCGCCGCTTCGGACATGGCAGGCATGATGATGGGAATGAACATCGCCAATGAAATGATGAAAAATATGAATCAAAACCAAAAGCCTTCGGCTGAGACAGCACCTGCCGCTTCCTCTCCTGCGGAAGGCAATCAAAAGCCGAACTTCTGTCCGAATTGCGGATCCAAAAACGAAGGAGCTAACTTTTGCCC